In Caproicibacterium amylolyticum, a genomic segment contains:
- a CDS encoding DNA primase family protein: MAKTEKTVDIVEKFLRELDASNVIAAETFETLYDTGGDELKKRQNLIRLRQRAAALNVKVADFDTCRKGFEINQRNAKAKHKPESQKDDNVLDHDSNPYMHNKEISDKEFYDFFIKKYPELHCIRGLFYSLTGEVPRKKLEAVIQKEIALCYQHNTAKKVKSLADFIENATYMDPPVPEANRVNVRNGTIYIDKDYKRRFASGNIHFCLNRIDTPYDPNAAKPEKWLTFLSELLEQEDVKTLQQYLGYCLIPTTAAQKMLFIIGEGGCGKSVIGKVAKRLFGLTNIATGKLGDLEENQFQAANLENKLLFIDDDLKTACCKESAIVKELVTCDGHMLLERKGVQAYQGTMYCRLLAFGNQSFNTLHDHSEGAYRRRIILNTKPKPADRKDDKFLVEKICKDERPGILNWILDGLYQLQKADYEFSISRQAKANLEQSKKEDFNIIAFLHDNSVIQLGDARSCEQTSEVYLNYEVWCSNNAEIPIAKHTFSTYLKQHALELQISYKENIFKKGIRARGYFGMKLMKTYENMQSFIQHT; the protein is encoded by the coding sequence TTGGCAAAAACAGAGAAGACCGTTGACATAGTAGAAAAGTTCTTACGTGAACTCGATGCAAGCAATGTTATAGCTGCAGAAACGTTTGAGACATTATACGATACCGGCGGTGATGAACTGAAAAAGCGGCAGAATCTTATCCGCCTAAGACAGAGAGCTGCAGCATTAAATGTAAAAGTTGCTGATTTTGACACTTGCCGCAAAGGGTTTGAGATCAATCAACGCAATGCGAAAGCAAAACACAAACCAGAAAGTCAAAAAGATGATAACGTATTAGACCATGACAGCAATCCATATATGCACAACAAAGAAATCAGTGATAAAGAGTTCTATGACTTTTTCATAAAAAAATATCCGGAACTTCACTGCATCCGGGGCCTATTTTATAGCCTGACCGGAGAAGTACCCCGAAAAAAGCTTGAAGCAGTAATACAAAAAGAAATTGCCCTATGCTATCAGCACAATACAGCGAAGAAGGTCAAATCTCTTGCAGATTTTATTGAAAACGCAACCTATATGGACCCGCCCGTCCCGGAAGCGAACCGCGTTAACGTAAGGAATGGCACAATCTACATAGACAAAGATTATAAACGACGGTTTGCGTCGGGCAACATACACTTCTGCTTAAATCGCATTGATACGCCATATGACCCGAATGCAGCAAAACCAGAAAAATGGCTAACCTTCTTATCTGAATTGCTGGAACAAGAAGACGTAAAAACATTACAGCAGTATTTGGGATATTGCTTGATACCCACGACAGCAGCACAAAAAATGCTCTTCATCATTGGTGAGGGTGGCTGCGGAAAAAGTGTCATAGGTAAAGTTGCAAAACGCTTGTTTGGCCTAACAAACATAGCAACCGGCAAGTTAGGCGACTTAGAGGAAAATCAGTTCCAAGCTGCAAATTTGGAAAACAAATTACTTTTTATTGATGATGACTTAAAAACGGCATGTTGTAAGGAAAGTGCCATAGTAAAAGAACTTGTTACATGTGACGGTCATATGTTATTGGAAAGAAAAGGTGTACAAGCCTATCAAGGTACTATGTACTGCCGACTGCTAGCATTTGGCAACCAAAGTTTCAACACACTTCATGACCACAGCGAGGGCGCATATAGGCGACGTATCATTTTAAATACAAAGCCGAAACCTGCTGACCGAAAAGATGATAAATTCCTTGTGGAAAAGATTTGCAAGGACGAGCGACCGGGTATTCTTAACTGGATTCTTGATGGATTATATCAGCTTCAAAAGGCTGATTATGAATTTTCAATCAGCAGACAGGCAAAAGCAAATCTTGAACAATCAAAAAAGGAGGATTTTAATATAATTGCCTTTCTCCACGATAATTCTGTTATTCAATTAGGAGACGCACGAAGTTGCGAACAAACAAGTGAGGTCTATCTGAATTACGAAGTATGGTGCAGCAATAACGCAGAAATACCGATAGCAAAACATACATTTTCAACTTATCTCAAACAGCATGCATTGGAATTACAAATTAGCTATAAAGAAAATATTTTCAAAAAAGGAATACGGGCACGCGGATATTTTGGAATGAAACTCATGAAAACATATGAAAATATGCAAAGCTTTATACAACACACATAG
- a CDS encoding DUF2683 family protein — MQLDENRKVEMRLRISKHTQQAITEFKKQYELRTYSAAVEKMCAEYEKLQKKIAISHTLGDMLRALPLLEASITEQIKQAARPAREARYNAALCLLLLNDM; from the coding sequence ATGCAGCTAGATGAAAACCGAAAAGTTGAAATGCGTTTAAGAATTTCGAAACATACTCAACAAGCGATTACTGAATTCAAAAAGCAGTATGAACTGAGGACATATTCAGCTGCGGTTGAAAAAATGTGTGCAGAGTACGAAAAACTACAGAAGAAAATCGCGATTTCTCATACGCTTGGTGATATGCTTCGAGCACTTCCGCTTCTGGAAGCAAGTATCACAGAGCAGATTAAGCAGGCGGCGCGGCCAGCACGGGAAGCACGTTATAATGCAGCGCTGTGTTTATTACTACTAAATGATATGTGA
- a CDS encoding IS3 family transposase (programmed frameshift): protein MSTGKTGTRYDEDFKRTLVNLYQSGGKSQAALCKEYGVSITALGRWIKQYSIVETDDGEILTAKQVKDLQKRNAQLEEELLILKKRDCHLHATLKQRLEAIHKLRFQHNIKLLCKVLGVNRSTYYKHYNTEPADRTKDNQTIAKLILKIYADYNKRLGAYKITYVLQRDYGINISVGRVYRLMRTLKLPRMSTEKPYKNYKHRDNGECTNHLHQEFNQQTPNIVWASDFTYIKVAGKWYYLCIVMDLFSRKVISWNISGKPDVDLVMTAFKKAYDRRNCPSGLMFHSDRGSQYTAFSFRQLLDSLNVVQSFSKKGYPFDNACCESFFKYLKKEETNRKAYHSLQELQLSIFQYIEGYYNSRRPHGSLRMLTPNEKEELFWNQA from the exons ATGTCCACTGGTAAAACCGGAACCCGATATGACGAAGATTTCAAACGAACTCTCGTCAACCTTTATCAATCTGGCGGCAAATCACAAGCAGCACTCTGTAAAGAGTATGGCGTTTCTATCACCGCACTTGGCCGTTGGATTAAACAATACTCAATCGTCGAAACGGATGATGGCGAAATACTAACTGCTAAGCAGGTCAAAGACCTCCAAAAGCGTAATGCTCAGCTTGAGGAGGAACTCCTTATACTAAAAAAGCG CGATTGCCATCTTCACGCCACACTCAAACAACGATTAGAAGCTATTCATAAGCTCCGTTTCCAACACAATATCAAGCTCCTTTGTAAGGTTCTTGGCGTTAATCGAAGTACTTACTATAAGCATTACAACACCGAACCGGCTGATCGTACAAAAGACAATCAAACGATTGCAAAGCTTATTCTTAAAATCTACGCAGATTATAACAAACGTCTTGGAGCTTACAAGATTACCTATGTTCTCCAGCGTGATTATGGCATTAACATCAGTGTCGGACGAGTGTACCGACTGATGAGGACTCTAAAACTTCCACGGATGTCCACCGAAAAACCTTATAAAAATTATAAGCATCGGGACAACGGCGAGTGTACCAACCACCTTCACCAGGAGTTCAATCAGCAAACTCCAAACATTGTCTGGGCAAGTGATTTCACATACATCAAAGTTGCCGGCAAATGGTATTATCTTTGTATTGTAATGGATTTATTTTCTCGCAAAGTCATCTCCTGGAACATATCAGGCAAGCCAGATGTCGACCTCGTCATGACTGCGTTCAAAAAAGCTTATGATAGAAGAAACTGCCCTTCTGGACTTATGTTTCATTCTGATCGAGGATCTCAGTATACTGCTTTTTCATTTCGACAGCTTCTAGATTCTCTTAATGTTGTGCAATCATTTTCCAAAAAGGGCTATCCTTTTGATAATGCTTGCTGTGAAAGTTTCTTCAAATATCTAAAAAAAGAAGAAACCAACAGGAAAGCTTATCACTCCCTACAGGAATTACAGTTGTCCATATTCCAATATATTGAAGGATACTATAACTCAAGAAGGCCTCATGGCTCTCTTCGAATGCTAACACCTAACGAGAAAGAAGAACTGTTCTGGAATCAGGCTTAA
- a CDS encoding ATP-binding cassette domain-containing protein: MNAVEINDLTKVLKGRTVLSHITLNLEQGGSYGFYGHNGSGKSMLFRAIAGLIHPTEGTVKVFGKQLGTDISFPESMGLIIENVGFWSYYTGFENLKVLASIKHIATEDDIKNVMRQVALDPEDTRTYKKYSLGMKQKLAIAQAVMEKPQLIILDEPTNALDEEAVDAVRKLIRGEQEQRGATVLIASHNKEDLKQMCDKFYKMNDGKLEEGDLQ; the protein is encoded by the coding sequence ATGAACGCTGTTGAAATAAATGACTTAACTAAAGTCTTAAAAGGAAGAACGGTGCTGTCTCATATCACGCTAAATCTTGAGCAGGGTGGCAGCTACGGTTTTTATGGCCACAACGGTTCTGGAAAATCCATGCTTTTTCGTGCGATAGCTGGGTTAATCCATCCGACAGAGGGTACTGTAAAAGTTTTTGGCAAACAGCTCGGCACAGACATTTCCTTTCCGGAAAGCATGGGCCTCATCATAGAAAATGTTGGGTTCTGGTCTTACTACACCGGATTTGAAAACTTAAAGGTGCTTGCCTCCATAAAGCATATTGCTACAGAAGATGACATTAAAAATGTAATGAGGCAGGTTGCGCTTGACCCGGAAGACACCCGCACTTACAAAAAATACTCACTTGGCATGAAACAGAAGCTTGCCATTGCTCAGGCTGTCATGGAAAAACCTCAGCTTATCATTTTAGACGAGCCGACCAACGCTCTGGACGAAGAAGCGGTTGACGCTGTGCGCAAACTGATAAGAGGTGAACAGGAACAGCGCGGCGCTACTGTTTTAATAGCTAGTCATAACAAAGAGGACTTAAAGCAGATGTGTGACAAGTTCTACAAAATGAATGACGGCAAATTGGAAGAAGGCGACCTACAGTAA
- the guaA gene encoding glutamine-hydrolyzing GMP synthase produces the protein MVNNEAVLVLDFGGQYCQLIARRVRECSVYCEIKSYKTPVKELAKKNYKGIILTGGPNSVYDEKSPHCEKALFEMGVPVLGICYGAQLMAYTLDGKVGGCEVSEYGKTEFSVTDAESPLFQQVPKTSACWMSHTDRITEVPAGFRVTADSKSCPISAMENPEQKLYAVQFHPEVQHTEFGQQILKNFLFNICECKGDWVMSSFIEQTIQEIQEKVGNKKVLCALSGGVDSSVAAVLVHKAIGKNLTCIFVDHGMLRKDEGDQVETIFRKQFDMNLIRVNAGEQFLRKLQGVTDPEKKRKIIGEGFIRTFEAESRKLGKMDFLCQGTIYPDVVESGVGNSATIKSHHNVGGLPEDVGFEGIIEPLRDLFKDEVREVGTQLGIPENLVWRQPFPGPGLAIRILGEITAEKIATLQDADAIFREEVANAGLNKKISQYFAVLTNMRSVGVMGDGRTYDYTVALRGVATSDFMTADWARIPYDVLEKSSERIINEVKGVNRVVYDITSKPPATIEWE, from the coding sequence ATGGTAAATAATGAAGCAGTGCTGGTGCTGGATTTTGGCGGCCAGTATTGCCAGCTGATTGCACGGCGTGTGCGTGAATGCAGCGTCTACTGTGAAATTAAAAGCTATAAAACACCGGTGAAGGAGCTTGCAAAAAAGAACTATAAAGGTATTATCCTGACCGGCGGTCCGAACTCCGTTTATGACGAAAAATCACCGCACTGTGAAAAAGCGCTTTTTGAAATGGGCGTTCCTGTGTTGGGAATCTGTTATGGTGCCCAGCTGATGGCGTATACACTGGACGGCAAGGTTGGCGGCTGCGAAGTGAGCGAGTACGGCAAAACGGAATTTTCTGTAACGGATGCGGAAAGTCCGCTGTTTCAGCAGGTGCCGAAAACATCCGCCTGCTGGATGAGCCATACCGACCGCATTACAGAAGTGCCGGCGGGCTTCCGGGTGACGGCTGATTCCAAATCCTGCCCGATTTCCGCAATGGAGAATCCGGAGCAGAAGCTGTATGCTGTGCAGTTTCATCCGGAAGTGCAGCATACGGAATTTGGCCAGCAGATTCTGAAAAATTTCCTGTTCAATATTTGTGAATGCAAGGGCGATTGGGTGATGTCCTCCTTTATTGAGCAGACAATTCAGGAAATTCAGGAGAAAGTCGGGAACAAAAAAGTGCTTTGCGCACTTTCCGGCGGTGTGGACAGTTCTGTTGCGGCGGTGCTTGTACACAAGGCAATCGGCAAAAACCTGACCTGCATTTTTGTGGACCATGGTATGCTCCGCAAAGACGAGGGCGACCAGGTTGAAACGATTTTCCGCAAGCAGTTTGATATGAACCTGATTCGCGTCAATGCCGGTGAGCAGTTTCTGCGGAAATTGCAGGGAGTGACTGACCCGGAAAAGAAGCGTAAAATCATCGGGGAAGGGTTTATCCGCACGTTTGAGGCGGAATCCAGAAAGCTTGGTAAAATGGACTTTTTGTGCCAGGGTACAATTTACCCAGATGTAGTTGAAAGCGGCGTAGGCAACTCCGCAACGATTAAAAGCCACCACAATGTCGGCGGATTACCGGAGGACGTTGGCTTTGAGGGTATTATCGAGCCTCTGCGAGACCTTTTTAAAGACGAAGTCCGCGAAGTCGGTACGCAGCTTGGTATTCCGGAAAATCTGGTATGGCGCCAGCCATTCCCGGGTCCGGGACTTGCTATTCGCATTTTGGGCGAGATTACTGCTGAAAAGATTGCTACTCTGCAGGATGCGGACGCGATTTTCCGCGAAGAAGTGGCCAATGCCGGCTTGAACAAAAAAATCAGTCAGTACTTCGCTGTACTGACCAATATGCGCAGTGTTGGTGTTATGGGTGACGGCAGAACGTATGATTACACGGTTGCACTGCGCGGCGTTGCGACCAGTGACTTTATGACGGCAGACTGGGCACGCATTCCTTATGATGTGCTTGAAAAGTCCAGTGAGCGCATTATCAATGAGGTAAAAGGTGTAAATCGTGTTGTGTACGACATTACGTCCAAGCCACCCGCCACAATCGAGTGGGAGTAA
- a CDS encoding adenylosuccinate synthase → MIKAIVGANWGDEGKGKITDVEAQKADFVVRFQGGCNAGHTIVNQYGKFALHQLPSGVFYEHVTNVIGNGVALSPEKLVQEITEIESRGVPKPHVVVSDRAQLVMPYHIQLDSFEEARLAGKSFGSTKSGIAPFYSDKYAKIGFQVAELFDDEASIREKIDHVLSIKNVLFRDLYHQPELQADDVYEKLMEYKEMLLPYVADTFTMLHDAVKQGKTILLEGQLGSLKDPDWGIYPMVTSSSTLAGYGAVGAGVPPYEIKDVITVVKAYSSAVGAGEFVSEIFGEEADELRRRGGDGGEYGATTGRPRRMGWLDLVATRYGCQAQGATQVAFTVLDALGYLDEIPVCVAYELDGKRIDYFPPTPQLKRCKPIFEKLPGWKCDVRGIKTYEELPENCRKYIDFAEKAVGVPFKILSNGPKRSDIIFR, encoded by the coding sequence ATGATTAAAGCAATTGTAGGCGCAAACTGGGGCGACGAGGGAAAGGGCAAGATTACAGATGTTGAAGCCCAAAAAGCCGATTTTGTCGTCCGCTTTCAGGGTGGCTGCAACGCCGGCCATACAATCGTAAATCAGTATGGTAAATTCGCTCTGCATCAGCTTCCCTCCGGCGTGTTTTACGAGCACGTTACCAATGTGATTGGCAACGGCGTGGCTTTAAGCCCGGAAAAGTTGGTTCAGGAAATCACAGAAATTGAGTCCCGCGGAGTTCCGAAGCCGCATGTTGTGGTTTCTGACCGCGCACAGTTGGTTATGCCTTATCATATTCAGCTGGATAGCTTTGAAGAAGCCCGCCTTGCCGGCAAATCCTTTGGATCCACCAAGAGCGGTATTGCACCTTTCTATTCGGATAAATATGCAAAAATCGGTTTTCAGGTAGCCGAACTTTTTGACGACGAAGCAAGCATTCGTGAAAAAATTGACCATGTCCTTTCCATTAAAAACGTACTGTTCCGCGACCTTTATCATCAGCCGGAACTGCAGGCGGACGATGTTTACGAAAAGCTCATGGAGTACAAGGAAATGCTGCTGCCGTACGTGGCGGATACCTTTACCATGCTGCACGATGCAGTTAAGCAAGGCAAGACCATTCTGTTGGAGGGTCAGCTTGGCTCTTTGAAAGACCCCGACTGGGGCATTTACCCGATGGTGACCTCCAGCTCCACACTGGCCGGTTACGGTGCGGTTGGCGCGGGCGTTCCGCCGTATGAAATTAAAGATGTGATTACCGTTGTGAAGGCATACTCCAGTGCCGTTGGTGCAGGCGAGTTTGTCAGCGAGATCTTCGGCGAGGAAGCGGACGAGCTTCGCCGCCGCGGCGGTGACGGTGGCGAGTACGGTGCAACAACCGGCCGTCCGCGCCGCATGGGTTGGCTAGACTTGGTTGCAACCCGTTATGGCTGCCAGGCGCAGGGCGCAACACAGGTTGCATTTACCGTTCTGGATGCACTGGGCTATCTGGATGAAATTCCGGTGTGCGTTGCCTATGAGTTGGACGGCAAGCGTATTGACTACTTCCCGCCAACGCCGCAGCTGAAGCGCTGCAAGCCGATTTTTGAAAAACTGCCCGGCTGGAAATGCGATGTCCGCGGTATCAAGACTTATGAAGAACTGCCGGAGAACTGCCGCAAGTATATTGATTTTGCGGAAAAGGCAGTTGGTGTGCCGTTTAAGATTCTCTCAAACGGCCCGAAGCGCAGCGACATTATCTTCCGTTAA
- the purB gene encoding adenylosuccinate lyase, whose translation MKDTYESPLSARYADKEMKYLFSPDKKFRTWRRLWIALAESEMELGLPVTKEQIDEMKAHQDDINYEVAEAREKEVRHDVMSHVYAFGVQCPKAEPIIHLGATSCYVGDNTDIIIMTEALKIVEEKLVNVLRVLSKFARGQKDQPTLAFTHFQPAQPTTVGKRATLWMQDLLMDLEDVQYQLSKAKLLGSKGTTGTQASFLELFDGDHEKVKALDKKIAEKMGYAGVFPVSGQTYSRKLDSQVLNVLSGIAQSAAKFSNDIRLLQHLKEVEEPFEKNQIGSSAMAYKRNPMRSERIASLSRYVIADALNPAMTASTQWFERTLDDSANKRISVPEAFLAVDGILNLYRNVADGLVVYPKVITQHLSRELPFMATENIMMDAVKRGGDRQQLHERIRQHSMAASKVVKEEGGENDLLQRIAGDPLFGVTLEELKEVVKPEKYVGRAPQQTVEFLEETVAPVLTKYSGVSDDAVSINV comes from the coding sequence TTGAAGGATACGTATGAATCTCCGCTTTCTGCGCGTTATGCGGACAAAGAAATGAAATATCTGTTCTCTCCGGACAAAAAGTTTCGTACCTGGCGCCGCCTGTGGATTGCGCTGGCGGAGTCCGAAATGGAACTGGGTCTGCCAGTAACGAAGGAACAGATTGACGAAATGAAAGCGCATCAGGATGATATTAACTATGAGGTTGCAGAAGCACGCGAAAAAGAAGTGCGCCATGACGTAATGAGCCATGTGTATGCTTTTGGCGTGCAGTGCCCCAAGGCGGAGCCGATTATTCACCTGGGCGCAACTTCCTGCTATGTCGGCGACAATACCGACATTATTATCATGACCGAAGCGCTCAAAATTGTAGAGGAAAAGCTGGTTAATGTGCTGCGTGTGCTTTCTAAATTTGCACGCGGGCAAAAAGACCAGCCGACCCTTGCTTTTACGCATTTTCAGCCTGCCCAGCCCACCACCGTCGGCAAGCGTGCAACTTTGTGGATGCAGGACCTGCTGATGGATTTGGAGGATGTGCAGTACCAGCTGAGCAAAGCAAAGCTGCTTGGCAGCAAGGGCACCACCGGCACACAGGCAAGTTTTTTGGAGTTGTTTGACGGCGACCATGAAAAGGTGAAGGCTCTGGATAAAAAGATTGCGGAAAAGATGGGCTACGCCGGTGTATTCCCGGTTTCCGGCCAGACCTATTCCCGCAAACTGGACAGTCAGGTTTTGAATGTGCTTTCGGGCATTGCACAGAGCGCGGCAAAGTTCAGCAATGACATCCGCCTGCTGCAGCACCTCAAGGAAGTAGAGGAGCCGTTTGAGAAAAACCAGATTGGTTCTTCCGCAATGGCGTACAAACGCAACCCGATGCGCAGTGAACGCATTGCGTCACTTTCCCGCTATGTGATTGCAGATGCGCTGAACCCGGCCATGACCGCTTCTACACAGTGGTTTGAGCGGACACTGGACGATTCCGCCAACAAGCGCATTTCCGTGCCGGAGGCGTTCCTTGCGGTGGATGGTATTCTGAATCTGTACCGCAATGTTGCGGATGGTCTGGTTGTTTACCCGAAAGTAATTACACAGCATCTTTCCCGCGAGCTGCCGTTTATGGCAACGGAAAACATCATGATGGACGCAGTAAAGCGCGGCGGTGACCGCCAGCAACTGCACGAACGGATTCGCCAGCACTCTATGGCTGCCAGCAAGGTGGTCAAGGAAGAGGGCGGCGAAAACGATTTGCTGCAGCGCATTGCAGGCGACCCGCTGTTTGGTGTGACACTGGAGGAACTGAAGGAAGTCGTTAAACCGGAAAAGTATGTCGGACGCGCACCGCAGCAGACGGTGGAGTTTCTGGAAGAAACAGTCGCACCAGTTTTAACGAAGTACAGCGGCGTTTCAGATGACGCGGTTTCAATCAACGTATAA
- the purF gene encoding amidophosphoribosyltransferase, whose amino-acid sequence MLSEFAYEKKPHEECGVFGICSPDASVNVAYASYNGLLSQQHRGQESCGIVVNDRGVMSYSKEMGLVSEAFNKKVLDSLPGQMACAHVRYSTAGASVRENAQPLVMRYVKGTLAIAHNGNLTNAYELHEELVQKGCIFQTTIDSEAIAYIIAQERVNAPSIEEAVRRSLPRIQGSYSLVIMSPQKLIAARDPNGFRPLVIGKIGENTYVFASETCALDACGASFVRDVEPGEIVMADRGGLHVVQEPTNQRKSLCVFEYIYFARPDSIIDGINVYEARKRAGRLLWEQKPVEADVVIGVPESGIDAAIGYAEASGIPYQKGIVKNTYIGRTFIKPTQGERERSVRLKLNLIPGAFRGKRVVLLDDSIVRGTTCAHIVTMLRDAGAKEVHLRISSPPFMWPCYYGTDIPDKDSLIACQHTVEEIGKMSFADSIDYLHVENLAPMLGVKGGFCDACFTGNYPAPTPSVSVADKKFDYSMPIQRV is encoded by the coding sequence TTGCTCAGTGAATTTGCGTACGAAAAAAAGCCGCATGAGGAATGCGGTGTGTTCGGCATCTGCAGTCCGGATGCTTCTGTAAATGTTGCCTACGCTTCCTACAACGGTCTGCTTTCCCAGCAGCACCGCGGGCAGGAAAGCTGCGGTATTGTTGTGAATGACCGCGGGGTCATGTCATATTCCAAGGAAATGGGGCTGGTCAGCGAAGCCTTTAACAAAAAAGTGCTGGACAGCCTGCCGGGGCAGATGGCGTGCGCCCATGTGCGCTACTCTACCGCGGGCGCAAGTGTGCGTGAAAACGCGCAGCCACTGGTCATGCGCTATGTAAAGGGTACACTTGCCATTGCTCACAACGGCAATCTGACCAATGCCTATGAACTGCATGAAGAGCTGGTGCAGAAAGGCTGTATTTTCCAGACAACCATTGATTCGGAAGCGATTGCCTATATTATTGCGCAGGAACGTGTGAATGCGCCTTCCATTGAAGAAGCAGTGCGGCGCTCACTGCCGCGCATTCAGGGTTCCTACTCACTGGTTATTATGAGTCCGCAGAAGTTGATTGCGGCGCGTGACCCCAACGGTTTCCGCCCACTGGTCATTGGTAAAATCGGCGAGAACACTTATGTGTTTGCCTCCGAAACCTGCGCATTGGATGCCTGCGGTGCTTCCTTTGTGCGCGATGTTGAGCCGGGTGAAATCGTGATGGCAGACCGCGGCGGCCTGCATGTGGTACAGGAGCCGACCAATCAGCGCAAGTCCCTCTGTGTTTTTGAGTACATCTACTTTGCCCGCCCGGACAGCATTATTGACGGCATCAACGTTTATGAAGCGCGCAAGCGTGCCGGCCGCCTGCTGTGGGAACAAAAACCGGTGGAAGCGGATGTTGTTATTGGTGTGCCGGAATCCGGCATTGACGCGGCAATCGGTTACGCGGAAGCAAGCGGAATCCCGTATCAAAAAGGCATTGTAAAGAATACTTACATTGGCCGCACGTTTATTAAACCAACGCAGGGCGAGCGTGAAAGAAGTGTTCGCTTAAAGCTGAATCTGATTCCGGGCGCGTTCCGTGGCAAGCGGGTCGTTTTGTTGGATGATTCCATTGTTCGCGGCACCACCTGTGCACACATTGTTACAATGCTGCGTGACGCCGGTGCGAAAGAAGTGCATCTGCGCATCAGCTCACCGCCGTTTATGTGGCCCTGCTACTACGGCACCGACATTCCGGATAAAGACAGCCTGATTGCCTGCCAGCATACCGTTGAGGAGATCGGCAAAATGAGTTTTGCGGATTCCATTGATTATTTGCATGTGGAAAACCTGGCACCAATGCTGGGGGTTAAGGGCGGTTTCTGTGATGCCTGCTTTACCGGCAATTATCCGGCACCTACACCGAGTGTTTCCGTAGCAGATAAAAAATTCGATTATTCCATGCCAATACAGCGTGTGTAA
- the purC gene encoding phosphoribosylaminoimidazolesuccinocarboxamide synthase, whose protein sequence is MEKTEQLYEGKAKKVFATEDPDLCIVSYKDDATAFNGKKKGTIVGKGVVNNKMSNFMFKMLEKDGIPTHFVEELSDRDTLVKKVQIVPLEVIVRNVAAGSFSKRLGVEEGTALKCPVLEFCYKSDPLDDPMVNTSHVLAMGWATEEEVNTIKKMTLRIDELMKEFFLSVNIDLIDFKLEFGRYKGQILLADEISPDTCRFWDVKTHEKLDKDRFRRDLGGVEEAYAEVMKRIGL, encoded by the coding sequence ATGGAAAAGACAGAGCAGCTGTACGAAGGCAAAGCAAAAAAGGTGTTCGCTACAGAAGATCCTGACCTGTGCATCGTTTCCTACAAGGACGACGCAACCGCGTTTAACGGCAAAAAAAAAGGCACCATTGTCGGCAAAGGCGTTGTAAACAACAAAATGAGCAACTTTATGTTTAAAATGCTCGAAAAAGATGGCATCCCGACTCATTTTGTTGAGGAACTCAGCGACCGTGATACACTGGTGAAAAAAGTGCAGATCGTTCCGCTGGAAGTTATCGTCCGCAACGTGGCCGCCGGTTCGTTTTCCAAACGTCTCGGCGTGGAAGAGGGCACTGCTCTAAAATGCCCAGTGCTGGAGTTCTGCTACAAGTCTGACCCGCTGGATGACCCCATGGTGAATACCTCCCATGTGCTGGCAATGGGCTGGGCAACTGAAGAAGAAGTAAATACCATTAAGAAAATGACACTGCGTATTGACGAACTGATGAAAGAATTTTTCCTTTCTGTCAACATTGACCTCATCGACTTCAAATTGGAGTTCGGTCGCTACAAGGGCCAGATCCTGCTGGCGGACGAAATCAGCCCGGACACTTGCCGCTTCTGGGATGTAAAGACCCATGAAAAGCTGGACAAGGACCGCTTCCGCCGTGATCTTGGCGGTGTTGAGGAAGCATATGCAGAAGTTATGAAGCGCATTGGTCTGTAA